In Candidatus Effluviviaceae Genus V sp., a genomic segment contains:
- the hpt gene encoding hypoxanthine phosphoribosyltransferase, whose translation MEQKRFGSVLLSEKQIRERVEELGRVITEDYADDPPILVNVLKGGFVFLADLVRAIDLPVEVDFMEVSSYGDGMTSSGVVRILEDLSESVEGRHVIIVEDIVDTGRTLGYLIENLETRHPKSVKICTLLDRRGRREVELDLDYVGFVVPDRFVVGYGLDLAQKYRNLPHIAVVEDEEVP comes from the coding sequence ATGGAGCAGAAGAGGTTCGGAAGCGTCCTTCTCTCTGAGAAGCAGATACGCGAGCGCGTCGAGGAGCTGGGTCGCGTCATCACGGAGGACTACGCCGACGATCCGCCGATCCTGGTGAACGTCCTCAAGGGCGGCTTCGTGTTCCTCGCCGACCTGGTCCGCGCCATCGACCTCCCCGTCGAGGTCGACTTCATGGAGGTCTCGAGCTACGGGGACGGAATGACGAGCTCCGGGGTCGTCAGGATCCTGGAGGACCTCTCGGAGTCGGTCGAGGGACGCCACGTCATCATCGTGGAGGACATCGTCGACACAGGACGCACGCTGGGCTACCTGATCGAGAACCTCGAGACGCGCCACCCGAAGAGCGTGAAGATCTGCACGCTGCTCGATCGCCGGGGGCGACGCGAGGTCGAGCTCGACCTCGACTACGTCGGGTTCGTCGTGCCGGACCGCTTCGTCGTCGGTTACGGCCTCGACCTCGCGCAGAAGTACAGGAACCTGCCCCACATCGCCGTCGTCGAGGACGAGGAGGTCCCTTAG
- a CDS encoding DUF885 family protein: protein MAGTLDGLVDRYIQTVSEDYPTWATFLGLHERDGEFGDYSTDGIAEKRGHLEDLASELRTLPSDGMSRDELVDAALLGATLASALFEYDKVRPHVRRPAMYLQTALSGCNLLVSREFAPVVDRAGSLLSRLKAVPALLLHMEENIENPPRVFAAVGAEIAHGGAAFVRTTIPGIAEKVPGLASDLDTAASHAIESFERAAAHLSKLAEDADADFALGREGFEWMLRNDHMLDLDADGLEEIGREVLEETKSELARAAQEIDPDGTWEEIIDRLKNEHPEKGEVRETYASWMERSREFIRKEGLVRVPETEELEVVDTPVFIRSIIPYAAYLPPGPFETNQCGQFYVTPVNEELPPEEQERQLRGHGLQAIPATAVHEGYPGHHLQLVRANQCRRKLRRMTQSTVFCEGWALYCEDMMWEAGFYTDPRIRIFQLKDALWRAARVVVDVGLHVRGMSIDDGVDFMVNEAGLERVHAVAEVKRYAGSPTQPMSYTMGKRAILDIRRRREASDERFRLADFHNELLDLGNMPPLLAEVCLGLRDSKDVHAWTS, encoded by the coding sequence ATGGCCGGCACGCTGGACGGACTGGTCGACCGTTACATACAGACCGTCTCGGAGGACTATCCGACGTGGGCGACGTTCCTCGGGCTCCACGAGAGGGACGGGGAGTTCGGCGACTACTCCACGGACGGCATCGCAGAGAAGCGCGGACATCTCGAGGATCTCGCCTCGGAGCTCAGAACGCTTCCCTCGGACGGCATGAGCAGGGATGAGCTCGTCGACGCGGCGCTCCTCGGCGCCACACTGGCCTCCGCGCTCTTCGAGTACGACAAGGTCCGTCCCCACGTGCGCAGGCCGGCCATGTACCTCCAGACCGCGCTCTCCGGATGCAATCTGCTCGTCTCTCGCGAGTTCGCTCCGGTCGTCGATCGGGCCGGGAGTCTCCTGTCCCGTCTGAAGGCCGTGCCGGCTCTTCTCCTCCACATGGAGGAGAACATCGAGAACCCGCCCAGGGTCTTCGCCGCGGTCGGCGCCGAGATCGCGCACGGGGGCGCGGCCTTCGTCAGAACCACGATACCGGGCATAGCCGAGAAGGTCCCGGGGCTCGCGTCCGATCTGGACACGGCGGCGAGCCACGCCATCGAGTCATTCGAACGGGCTGCGGCGCACCTCTCGAAACTGGCTGAGGACGCGGACGCCGACTTCGCGCTCGGCCGTGAGGGCTTCGAGTGGATGCTGAGGAACGACCACATGCTCGACCTCGATGCCGACGGGCTCGAGGAGATCGGCCGGGAGGTGCTCGAGGAGACGAAGTCGGAGCTCGCGCGCGCAGCGCAGGAGATCGACCCGGACGGGACGTGGGAGGAGATCATCGACCGCCTGAAGAACGAGCATCCGGAGAAGGGCGAGGTGCGCGAGACCTACGCCTCCTGGATGGAGCGCTCGCGCGAGTTCATCAGGAAGGAGGGGCTGGTTCGCGTCCCGGAGACCGAGGAACTCGAGGTCGTCGACACGCCGGTGTTCATCCGTTCGATCATTCCGTACGCGGCCTACCTGCCTCCGGGACCGTTCGAGACGAATCAGTGCGGGCAGTTCTACGTCACGCCCGTGAACGAGGAGCTTCCACCCGAGGAGCAGGAGCGCCAGCTCAGAGGCCACGGCCTTCAGGCGATACCCGCCACGGCCGTGCATGAGGGGTATCCCGGACACCACCTGCAGCTCGTCAGGGCGAATCAGTGCCGGCGGAAGCTCCGCCGGATGACCCAGAGCACCGTGTTCTGTGAGGGGTGGGCGCTCTACTGCGAGGATATGATGTGGGAGGCCGGGTTCTACACGGACCCACGCATCAGGATCTTCCAGCTCAAGGACGCGCTCTGGCGGGCGGCGCGGGTGGTCGTCGACGTCGGCCTCCACGTGCGGGGCATGTCGATTGATGACGGCGTCGACTTCATGGTGAACGAGGCCGGTCTCGAGCGGGTCCACGCCGTGGCCGAGGTCAAGCGATACGCCGGCAGCCCGACACAGCCGATGAGCTACACGATGGGGAAGCGGGCCATCCTCGACATCAGGCGGCGTCGGGAGGCGTCGGACGAGCGCTTCAGGCTCGCCGACTTCCACAACGAGCTTCTGGACCTGGGCAACATGCCCCCGCTCCTCGCGGAGGTCTGCCTGGGACTCAGGGATTCGAAGGACGTCCACGCGTGGACAAGCTGA
- the hflB gene encoding ATP-dependent zinc metalloprotease FtsH: protein MTERRPPETPRGNNRRDDEERRRRGDELHKKLVPPPRSRNPLIAWIIFIFLAIMAYQLYMSSRPQEVELVYSQLAKEIEAGNIASVSVEGRKVTGELKTASVAVREGNEVQFTRFYTWLLFEDPDFIDEVVETNPNVELVGEPPATNWGGVLFSVLPLLVIVAFWIFIMRSMRGGGGPGKAFSFGKSGARLLTEDRPKVTFEDVAGLPEAKMELQEIVEFLKEPRKFQRLGGKIPKGALLVGPPGTGKTLLARAVAGEAEVPFLSISGSDFVEMFVGVGAARVRDLFEQGKANAPCIIFIDEMDAVGRMRGAGLGGGHDEREQTLNQLLVEMDGFESNEGVILLAATNRPDVLDPALLRPGRFDRQIVVDRPDLQGREGILKVAAREVEVADGVDFTVLARGTPGLSGADLANLVNEAALLAARAGHKAVEMEDFEEAKDKIMLGMERKSVILTDEEVRTTAYHEAGHALVSWLIPGTDPIHKVTIIPRGHALGVTYFLPTDERHNYARQYWLDTLAHALGGRAAEELALGEITTGSAQDIDYATELARRMVCEWGMSDRLGPVTFGKEDRQIFLGREMGRSKEYSEATAVLIDEEVRGIVDSALERARTLLSENNDKLHMLAKALLDRETMTGSEVDELLGAVGVTDERVGGQEGDTSGDEEASTRGAAGDGTPPGGGS, encoded by the coding sequence ATGACAGAACGAAGACCCCCAGAGACACCGCGCGGCAACAACCGCCGCGACGACGAAGAGCGCCGAAGGCGCGGCGACGAGCTGCACAAGAAGCTCGTTCCCCCGCCGCGGTCGCGCAACCCGCTGATCGCCTGGATCATCTTCATCTTCCTGGCCATCATGGCATACCAGCTCTACATGTCCTCCAGACCGCAGGAGGTCGAGCTGGTCTACAGCCAGCTGGCGAAGGAGATCGAGGCGGGCAACATCGCCTCGGTGTCCGTCGAGGGCAGGAAGGTCACCGGCGAGCTCAAGACCGCCTCCGTCGCCGTCAGGGAAGGCAACGAGGTCCAGTTCACGCGCTTCTACACGTGGCTGCTCTTCGAGGACCCCGACTTCATCGACGAGGTCGTCGAAACCAATCCGAACGTCGAGCTCGTCGGCGAGCCGCCCGCCACCAACTGGGGCGGCGTCCTCTTCTCCGTTCTGCCCCTGCTGGTCATCGTGGCGTTCTGGATCTTCATCATGCGGTCGATGCGCGGCGGCGGCGGGCCCGGCAAGGCGTTCAGCTTCGGGAAGAGCGGCGCCAGGCTCCTGACCGAGGACCGGCCGAAGGTGACGTTCGAGGACGTCGCCGGCCTGCCCGAAGCCAAGATGGAGCTCCAGGAGATCGTGGAGTTCCTCAAGGAGCCGAGGAAGTTCCAGCGCCTGGGCGGCAAGATACCGAAAGGCGCGCTGCTCGTGGGCCCGCCCGGAACGGGCAAAACACTGCTCGCGAGAGCGGTGGCCGGCGAGGCCGAGGTGCCGTTCCTGTCGATCAGCGGCTCCGACTTCGTCGAGATGTTCGTCGGCGTCGGAGCGGCCCGCGTCCGCGATCTCTTCGAGCAGGGCAAGGCGAACGCCCCGTGCATCATCTTCATCGACGAGATGGACGCCGTCGGCAGGATGCGCGGCGCCGGTCTCGGCGGCGGACACGACGAGCGGGAGCAGACGCTCAATCAGCTGCTTGTCGAAATGGACGGCTTCGAGTCGAACGAGGGGGTCATCCTCCTGGCCGCAACCAACCGTCCCGACGTGCTCGATCCCGCTCTTCTCAGGCCCGGGCGGTTCGACCGGCAGATCGTCGTCGACCGTCCCGACCTCCAGGGCCGCGAGGGCATCCTGAAGGTCGCGGCGCGCGAGGTCGAGGTCGCCGACGGCGTCGACTTCACCGTGCTCGCGCGAGGCACGCCGGGCCTCTCCGGCGCCGACCTGGCCAACCTCGTCAACGAGGCCGCCCTCCTCGCCGCGAGGGCCGGGCACAAGGCCGTCGAGATGGAGGACTTCGAGGAGGCGAAGGACAAGATCATGCTCGGCATGGAGCGCAAGAGCGTGATCCTGACCGACGAGGAGGTCCGCACGACGGCATACCACGAGGCGGGACACGCCCTTGTCTCGTGGCTGATCCCCGGAACCGACCCGATCCACAAGGTCACAATCATCCCGCGCGGACACGCCCTCGGCGTCACCTACTTCCTCCCGACGGACGAGCGGCACAACTACGCCCGCCAGTACTGGCTCGATACCCTGGCGCACGCTCTCGGCGGCCGGGCCGCCGAGGAGCTGGCCCTCGGTGAGATCACGACCGGCTCGGCGCAGGACATCGACTACGCCACCGAGCTGGCCAGACGGATGGTCTGTGAGTGGGGTATGAGCGACCGACTCGGACCCGTGACGTTCGGCAAGGAGGACCGCCAGATCTTCCTCGGCCGCGAGATGGGACGCTCGAAGGAGTACAGCGAGGCGACCGCGGTCCTCATCGACGAGGAGGTGCGCGGTATCGTCGACTCGGCGCTCGAACGCGCCCGTACGCTTCTCTCCGAGAACAACGACAAGCTCCATATGCTGGCCAAGGCGCTGCTCGACCGCGAGACGATGACGGGCAGCGAGGTCGACGAGCTTCTCGGAGCCGTCGGCGTGACCGACGAGCGGGTCGGAGGACAGGAAGGCGACACATCCGGGGACGAGGAAGCCTCGACGCGCGGGGCTGCCGGCGACGGAACGCCCCCCGGAGGAGGTTCGTAG
- the tilS gene encoding tRNA lysidine(34) synthetase TilS, which translates to MDEIVEKVLWTCRRYRLISERDTVLAAVSGGADSVAMLRILLELRETLGIRVKAAHLDHRFRGEESRDDARFVRDLCDELDVPCFTEEVNVPRFVMAHGYSKQEAARMLRYQYLVKVMKLEYCQRIATGHTADDQAETVLMRLLRGSGPDGLSGIPHRGEGGMVIRPLLDVRREEVEAWLGGRGAAWRTDSSNLTSDYTRNRIRLELMPVLEEYNPSIRDALVRTGAIMTDVAAHLERATDEALPSVIQSTRRGLFALDSAQLAHYDEALQRSLFRRVFASLRPDLAPLASRHVDNLLELLRRDDVGASVELPGGARARLEHGRLVVSEGDGPPTFAEARLDVPGSVEFPEARLRITADVAPHGASAIDASDPGEGVTVFDLDAVELPLSVRPRRPGDRIRPFGMDGTKSLKELMIDEKIPFGLRDALPIVCDAAGDLCWVVGVRRSAAAPVTEATRRVLRVTAEKLDGAEEVRKRPSL; encoded by the coding sequence ATGGATGAGATCGTCGAGAAGGTCCTGTGGACCTGCAGACGCTACCGTCTGATCTCCGAGCGCGACACCGTGCTTGCCGCCGTCTCCGGCGGCGCCGACTCGGTGGCGATGCTTCGCATCCTGCTGGAGCTCCGCGAGACGCTGGGCATCCGTGTGAAGGCGGCCCATCTGGACCACAGGTTCCGGGGCGAGGAGTCACGCGACGACGCCCGCTTCGTCCGAGACCTCTGCGACGAGCTCGACGTCCCCTGCTTCACGGAGGAGGTCAACGTCCCGCGGTTCGTCATGGCGCACGGCTACTCGAAGCAGGAGGCCGCGCGAATGCTCCGCTACCAGTATCTCGTCAAGGTCATGAAGCTCGAGTACTGTCAGCGCATCGCGACCGGCCACACGGCGGACGACCAGGCCGAGACCGTGCTCATGCGCCTGCTCAGGGGCTCGGGGCCCGACGGTCTCTCCGGCATCCCTCACCGGGGCGAGGGCGGTATGGTCATCCGCCCCCTCCTGGACGTCCGGCGGGAGGAGGTCGAAGCCTGGCTTGGAGGACGCGGTGCCGCCTGGCGCACCGATTCATCGAACCTGACCTCCGACTACACGCGGAACCGCATCCGACTCGAGCTCATGCCAGTCCTCGAGGAGTACAACCCCTCCATCCGCGACGCGCTGGTGCGCACGGGCGCCATCATGACCGACGTCGCCGCCCATCTTGAACGCGCCACGGATGAGGCCCTTCCCTCGGTCATTCAGTCGACGCGACGGGGCCTCTTCGCCCTTGATTCGGCACAACTCGCCCACTACGATGAGGCACTGCAGAGGAGCCTGTTTCGGAGGGTCTTCGCGTCCCTGCGCCCCGATCTGGCACCGCTTGCGTCCCGCCACGTGGACAACTTGCTCGAGCTTCTGAGAAGGGACGATGTCGGGGCATCGGTCGAGCTTCCGGGCGGCGCCCGCGCCAGATTGGAGCACGGGCGTCTTGTGGTCTCAGAGGGCGACGGACCGCCGACCTTCGCCGAGGCGCGGCTGGACGTCCCCGGCTCTGTCGAGTTTCCGGAGGCGCGTCTCAGAATCACGGCGGATGTCGCTCCGCATGGAGCGAGCGCGATCGACGCGTCCGATCCGGGAGAGGGTGTCACGGTCTTCGACCTCGACGCCGTCGAGCTCCCGCTGTCCGTCCGGCCGAGGCGTCCGGGCGACCGCATCCGGCCGTTCGGCATGGACGGCACGAAGAGCCTCAAGGAACTCATGATCGACGAGAAGATCCCGTTCGGTCTGCGGGACGCACTGCCGATCGTCTGCGATGCTGCCGGCGACCTCTGCTGGGTCGTCGGTGTGAGGCGAAGCGCGGCGGCGCCTGTGACAGAGGCGACGCGGCGCGTGCTCAGGGTCACGGCGGAGAAACTCGATGGAGCAGAAGAGGTTCGGAAGCGTCCTTCTCTCTGA
- a CDS encoding LysM peptidoglycan-binding domain-containing protein, whose product MESDFSRGLESIRAGLEQIGIELEDRIRDVDQARQEDRREQLERLEIVLEEVTRENEALREEIEAIRSSVAEGYEHTVQRGETLATIASQYGVTVQSIVQANGISDPNRIAVGQKLIIPAN is encoded by the coding sequence ATGGAATCGGATTTCTCGAGGGGCCTCGAGTCGATCCGCGCAGGTCTTGAGCAGATCGGCATCGAGCTGGAGGACCGCATCCGGGACGTCGACCAGGCCCGTCAGGAGGACCGCCGCGAGCAGCTGGAACGGCTCGAGATCGTTCTCGAGGAGGTGACGCGCGAGAACGAGGCGCTCCGCGAGGAGATCGAGGCGATCCGCTCGTCGGTGGCCGAGGGCTACGAGCATACGGTGCAGCGCGGCGAGACGCTGGCGACGATCGCCTCCCAGTACGGCGTGACGGTGCAGTCGATCGTTCAGGCGAACGGGATCAGCGACCCGAACCGGATCGCCGTGGGGCAGAAGCTCATCATCCCGGCGAACTGA
- a CDS encoding TIGR00159 family protein: MTGWRILIDIIDVSIMAFIVYQLLLLMRGRRAMQMLISLIVIVVIGFVARWLQLDALNWLMSGLRGVWAIIFVILFQQELRRLLGQVGQSRLFRPFVKVEEHEAIEAVVTAAKTLAQKKTGALVVIERSARLTNYYQTGVLLGSPVVSSLIVSIFTPLTPLHDGAVIINADRIIAARCTLPLSQNPYFVHTLGTRHRAAVGLTEETDAVVVVVSEETGQISLALAGQISRGLTPQALRERLEQLLRPETTETTGS, translated from the coding sequence ATGACAGGATGGCGGATCCTCATCGACATCATCGACGTCTCCATCATGGCGTTCATCGTCTATCAGCTTCTGCTGCTCATGCGGGGCCGGCGGGCGATGCAGATGCTCATCTCGCTCATCGTCATCGTCGTCATCGGTTTCGTCGCCCGATGGCTTCAGCTCGACGCTCTGAACTGGCTGATGTCCGGCCTCCGCGGCGTCTGGGCGATCATCTTCGTCATCCTCTTCCAGCAGGAGCTCCGGCGGTTGCTGGGACAGGTCGGTCAGAGCCGGCTCTTCAGGCCGTTCGTCAAGGTCGAGGAGCACGAGGCCATCGAGGCTGTCGTGACGGCGGCGAAGACGCTCGCACAGAAGAAGACGGGGGCGCTCGTCGTCATCGAGCGTTCGGCGAGGCTCACCAACTACTACCAGACCGGGGTCCTGCTGGGCTCTCCCGTCGTCTCGTCGCTGATCGTCTCGATCTTCACGCCGCTGACGCCGCTTCACGACGGGGCGGTCATCATCAACGCTGACAGGATCATCGCGGCACGGTGCACGCTGCCGCTCTCGCAGAACCCGTACTTCGTGCACACGCTGGGGACGCGTCACCGCGCCGCAGTCGGCCTGACGGAGGAGACGGACGCCGTCGTCGTCGTCGTCTCCGAGGAGACCGGACAGATCTCGCTGGCCCTCGCCGGGCAGATCTCCAGGGGGTTGACGCCGCAGGCGCTGAGGGAGCGACTGGAGCAGCTTCTGAGGCCCGAGACAACCGAGACCACCGGAAGCTAG
- the folP gene encoding dihydropteroate synthase, which produces MADVLSPRIILIETLEDAAREMRAIDVSEGGIDAMTPKGRYLAVKVAGACVPAAHIIKQQMLSIGGEAAVARDVLTHGVDSTDIIIFGTFAQLRLLSEKLSWQPFDLPRLGERIAALLDAVAGGGGCTVRAGRFELDLGDHVHVMGILNVTPDSFSDGGSYPTPTAAVDRALEMVDEGADIIDIGGLSTRPGSSPCTEPEELDRIVPVVERLADRWQGPISVDTFRAPVAKACLDEGAVIINDVTALRGDDAMADTVASAGAACVLMHMRGDPETMQHDPSYDDLVGEVTGVLDGAVRRACDAGVGPGQIIVDPGLGFGKTTEDNLELLRRLPELASLGRPVLVGPSRKGFIGRVLDLPVEDRIEGTLATCAYAVAQGARIVRVHDVRPAVRTVSMVDACLVSGRREERMP; this is translated from the coding sequence ATGGCTGACGTTCTCTCACCCAGGATCATCCTGATCGAGACCCTCGAGGACGCGGCGCGCGAGATGCGCGCCATCGACGTCTCCGAGGGCGGCATCGACGCGATGACGCCCAAGGGCCGGTACCTGGCCGTCAAGGTCGCGGGGGCCTGTGTCCCGGCGGCTCACATCATCAAGCAGCAGATGCTCTCGATCGGCGGCGAGGCTGCCGTCGCCCGGGACGTTCTGACACACGGCGTCGACAGCACCGATATCATCATCTTCGGGACCTTCGCCCAGCTCAGGCTCCTGTCCGAGAAGCTGTCCTGGCAGCCGTTCGATCTCCCCCGCCTCGGAGAGCGCATCGCGGCCCTTCTCGACGCCGTGGCGGGAGGCGGCGGCTGTACGGTTCGCGCCGGCCGGTTCGAGCTCGACCTGGGCGACCACGTGCACGTTATGGGCATTCTGAACGTGACGCCCGACTCCTTCTCCGACGGAGGCAGCTATCCCACCCCCACGGCGGCCGTCGACCGGGCCCTCGAAATGGTGGACGAGGGTGCGGACATCATCGACATCGGCGGCCTCTCGACCCGGCCGGGGTCGAGTCCCTGCACCGAACCGGAGGAGCTCGACCGGATCGTCCCGGTCGTCGAGCGCCTGGCGGACCGGTGGCAGGGACCGATCTCGGTCGACACGTTCCGCGCACCCGTAGCGAAGGCCTGCCTCGATGAGGGCGCCGTCATCATCAACGACGTCACGGCACTCAGAGGTGATGACGCGATGGCCGACACGGTGGCCTCGGCCGGCGCCGCGTGCGTTCTCATGCACATGCGGGGCGACCCGGAGACCATGCAGCACGACCCGTCGTACGACGATCTTGTCGGCGAGGTCACCGGCGTGCTCGACGGCGCCGTCCGAAGGGCGTGTGATGCCGGTGTCGGCCCCGGCCAGATCATCGTTGACCCGGGGCTGGGCTTCGGGAAGACTACGGAGGACAACCTCGAGCTGCTGCGGAGGCTGCCGGAGCTCGCCTCGCTCGGGAGGCCGGTGCTCGTTGGTCCCTCACGGAAGGGCTTCATCGGCCGGGTGCTCGACCTGCCGGTCGAGGACCGCATCGAGGGGACCCTCGCTACGTGCGCCTACGCGGTCGCCCAGGGCGCCCGCATCGTCCGGGTACACGACGTGCGCCCGGCCGTCAGGACCGTGAGCATGGTCGATGCCTGCCTCGTCTCGGGGCGGCGGGAGGAGCGCATGCCATGA
- a CDS encoding DUF2723 domain-containing protein, whose protein sequence is MYRHQRTNMIIAWVLGAVAFTVYMMTTCPVVSFWDNGEFVAVGAILGVGHPPGSPIYTLISRLFSLLPFPNVVQAVNFTSIVAATLAIVFFYLALVKMRKRWEGRIESFEEGLPTYVTGITACLFMAFSFSFWENALEAEVYATNIFIMAVTLWMVLKWSELRETPRDRRLLFLIIYLLALGVGVHMGCLLWAPAFLVFIILFETRYIGLFLLALPFGMTFFLLSKGVMWGAYGIGLLWLLTTLYYAVPAMWHDAGARPGRGERRRMKKQGKKSVAAAHPAAMMPPAMLWTLVVIELVALIASGTNNGGLAVGWFLLSLIISAGAVVLYAYLIRTEHIDRPEIPARMVFGAVVLGLLALSVHAYLLIRARLNPPINESNPHTWKLVFDVMRRKQYEPMHFFPRRTPFSNQFRILWSYLAPQFTVWPLLLAVWGAIVHARRDRRTFVMMAIAFAAASVGLLLYLNISANEVRSREYFWVPMYVGLALWMGIGSGQIVRWAKKLGKAGLYAAAGALILISLWPLQHHYFEQDRSDNYVAHYYAWNLLSFLEEDAILITNGDNDTFPLWYLQEVEGVRKDVEIVNLSLVQINWYVRQLKERGLPLSFTYEQIDEMHPYWARDPDTGQLRLVTLRDITIHDLIRENNLERPVYFAVTVDNFMGYDDHLELEGMVFQLVRSEGRYQIDVEKTRENCFENYRYDSIVDKDDNWRVIDEVYKNQTYRRLITNYAAGFSRLAFHEMQNPPPDIEEAVKLYEIALKFAPTYGPALNGLIAIYAVRLYQPERAMPLADRLLEAQPENTESWVRHGGVYLMVAEDLKRAGRMEEARPNYRTALESYEEALRREPERSEIYPAVLTIYEELGMQDRVDWLLGLWQRYDPEGLERAMGSAAPDRGEQG, encoded by the coding sequence ATGTACCGCCACCAACGAACGAACATGATCATCGCGTGGGTGCTGGGGGCCGTGGCGTTCACGGTCTACATGATGACGACATGCCCGGTCGTCTCGTTCTGGGACAACGGCGAGTTCGTCGCGGTCGGCGCGATCCTGGGCGTCGGCCACCCGCCGGGCTCTCCCATCTACACGCTGATCTCGAGGCTCTTCTCCCTCCTGCCCTTCCCGAACGTCGTGCAGGCGGTCAACTTCACGTCGATCGTCGCCGCGACGCTGGCGATCGTCTTCTTCTACCTCGCGCTCGTGAAGATGAGGAAGCGCTGGGAGGGCCGCATCGAGTCCTTCGAGGAGGGCCTGCCCACCTACGTCACCGGCATTACGGCGTGCCTCTTCATGGCCTTCTCGTTCAGTTTCTGGGAGAACGCCCTCGAGGCCGAGGTCTACGCGACCAACATCTTCATCATGGCGGTCACCCTGTGGATGGTGCTCAAGTGGTCTGAACTCAGGGAAACGCCGAGGGACCGACGACTCCTCTTCCTGATCATCTACCTGCTGGCGCTCGGCGTCGGCGTTCACATGGGGTGCCTGCTCTGGGCACCGGCCTTCCTTGTCTTCATCATTCTCTTCGAGACGCGCTACATCGGTCTCTTCCTGCTCGCCCTTCCGTTCGGGATGACGTTCTTCCTGCTGTCGAAGGGCGTCATGTGGGGGGCGTACGGCATCGGTCTCCTGTGGCTTCTGACCACGCTCTACTACGCGGTGCCGGCGATGTGGCACGACGCCGGCGCGCGACCCGGACGCGGCGAGCGCAGGCGTATGAAGAAGCAGGGAAAGAAGAGCGTCGCGGCGGCGCACCCTGCGGCCATGATGCCGCCCGCCATGCTCTGGACCCTCGTGGTCATCGAGCTCGTGGCGCTGATCGCCAGCGGAACGAACAACGGCGGACTCGCCGTCGGGTGGTTCCTGCTGTCGCTCATCATCTCGGCGGGGGCCGTGGTTCTCTACGCTTACCTGATCCGCACCGAGCACATCGACCGTCCCGAGATACCGGCGCGGATGGTCTTCGGGGCGGTCGTGCTGGGGCTTCTCGCCCTCTCGGTGCACGCTTATCTCCTGATCCGCGCGAGGCTCAATCCGCCGATCAACGAGTCGAATCCGCACACCTGGAAGCTCGTCTTCGACGTCATGCGGCGGAAGCAGTACGAGCCGATGCACTTCTTCCCGAGACGTACGCCGTTCTCGAATCAGTTCCGCATCCTCTGGTCGTACCTGGCCCCGCAGTTCACTGTGTGGCCGCTCCTCCTCGCGGTCTGGGGCGCCATCGTGCATGCCAGGCGCGACAGGCGCACCTTCGTGATGATGGCCATCGCGTTCGCCGCGGCGTCGGTCGGGCTCCTCCTCTACCTGAACATCTCGGCCAATGAGGTGCGGTCGCGTGAGTACTTCTGGGTCCCGATGTACGTCGGACTGGCGCTCTGGATGGGCATCGGCAGCGGCCAGATCGTCAGATGGGCGAAGAAGCTGGGCAAGGCGGGACTCTACGCGGCAGCCGGAGCGCTCATTCTCATCTCGCTCTGGCCGCTCCAGCATCACTACTTCGAGCAGGACCGGAGCGACAACTACGTGGCGCACTACTACGCATGGAACCTGCTCAGCTTCCTCGAGGAGGACGCGATCCTCATTACCAACGGGGACAACGATACGTTCCCGCTCTGGTATCTCCAGGAGGTTGAGGGCGTGAGGAAAGACGTCGAGATCGTCAACCTGTCGCTCGTGCAGATCAACTGGTACGTACGCCAGCTCAAGGAGCGAGGGCTCCCGCTCAGCTTCACCTACGAGCAGATCGACGAGATGCATCCCTACTGGGCCCGCGACCCCGACACGGGACAGCTTCGACTTGTCACGCTCAGGGACATCACGATCCACGACCTCATTCGGGAAAACAACTTGGAGCGGCCGGTCTACTTCGCCGTGACGGTCGACAACTTCATGGGCTACGACGACCACCTCGAACTCGAGGGGATGGTCTTTCAGCTTGTCCGGTCCGAAGGCCGCTACCAGATCGACGTGGAGAAGACCCGCGAGAACTGCTTTGAGAACTACCGGTACGACAGCATCGTCGACAAGGACGACAATTGGCGCGTCATCGACGAGGTCTACAAGAATCAGACCTACCGGCGGCTTATCACGAACTACGCCGCGGGGTTCTCACGCCTCGCCTTCCACGAGATGCAGAACCCGCCGCCCGACATCGAGGAGGCCGTCAAGCTCTACGAGATCGCCCTCAAGTTCGCGCCGACCTACGGTCCCGCGCTGAACGGCCTTATCGCCATCTACGCCGTCCGGCTCTATCAGCCGGAGAGGGCGATGCCGCTGGCCGACAGGCTGCTCGAGGCTCAGCCGGAGAACACGGAGTCGTGGGTACGCCACGGCGGCGTCTACCTCATGGTGGCCGAGGACCTGAAGCGTGCCGGACGCATGGAGGAGGCCCGACCGAACTACCGGACCGCGCTCGAGTCCTACGAGGAAGCGCTCCGGCGCGAGCCCGAACGAAGCGAGATCTACCCGGCGGTCCTGACGATCTACGAGGAGCTCGGGATGCAGGACCGGGTCGACTGGCTGCTCGGGCTGTGGCAGCGATACGATCCCGAGGGACTCGAGAGAGCGATGGGAAGCGCCGCTCCCGACAGAGGAGAGCAGGGCTAG